From Quercus lobata isolate SW786 chromosome 11, ValleyOak3.0 Primary Assembly, whole genome shotgun sequence:
GTTCAAATTCTTAGTCAATTCGTAATTTGTTCATTGCCTAAAAATGATAGAGGACAATTTCTCTCTACCCAAGAATCTGCCCTAATGACTTTCCACACCGTAACATACGGAACACCCTCAAATCTTTCTCTATGATGCTATTTGTGTGCGACTACTCATGACTATTGAGAGACTTTCATCAAGCCAACATGCCTCTTTAGCTATAAAAGGTGTGGCTGCATGGTAGCTGAAACAAGAAAACCCTGAAAACGTAGTATCGATACACCAAATTCAACCAATTTCCATGTTAGACAAATAGCAAAGAATAGTTTGCATGATTGACATAAGATACAAgtaatacacaattttttttaataaagtaaaCCAGTTTCACTTGGTTGTCAGCCACACTTAACAAAACACAGAGTTTATATAGAATGGATTacttatttttcccttttggaAACATAACACTCTTTTATCACCAATTCATAAATCCCAATCCCAAAGCCATGGAATCCCCTATACAAAATTCAGCcgtgtttttctttcttccctcTTTGTTATGTATCATGGTTTTCTTGTTTCAGCTATCTAGAAAACACTGTTGTTACCCACCAGGCCCAAAAGGGTTACCTATCATCGGCAACATGTCGATGGTGGCCCAATTGACTCACCGTGGTCTAGCCCAGCTTGCTAAGCAATATGGTGGGCTCATGCATCTCAGAATGGGCCTGCATGACATGGTGGTCGTATCCACTCCGGACATGGCCCGTGAAGTCCTCCAGGGCCAAGATAGTGTCTTCGCGAACCGATCCTCAAGCTTCGTAGCTACATACCTAAGCTATAATCGGGCCGACATGTCCTTTGCCAATTACGGCCCATTTTGGCGTCAAATGCGTAAGATATGTGTCATGAAGCTCTTTAGCCGTAAACGAGTCGAGACTTGGGACTCTGTAGGAGACGAGATCAACAAGATGGTCCAAGCCGTTGCGACTAAAACTGGGTCTCCCACTGATCTCTCTAAGGTGGCTTCAAGTCTTACCAGCCACATTACCTATAAGGCAGCGTTTGGTACCAACTCACGTGAAGGAGAAGAGGGCCAATTTGAAACCATTTTGCAAGAATTCTCGAAGCTTTTCGCGGAGTTTAATGTTGCGGATTTTATACCATGGTTGAGTTGGATATATACAAAAGATTTAAAGAGAAGACTGGTTAATGTAAGAGGGGCACTTGACGTGTTCATTGATAAGCTCATAGATGAACACTTGGCCAAAAAGAGCAACAAGAATAGCAAGGATGAGAATGAAGCTGCAGCTACAGATATGGTGGATGAACTAGTAAGTTTCCTTGATGAAGGTGCTGATCATGAGAACATCAAGTCCACGGACTCGCTATCCACCTTTAAGCTCAATAGAGATAACATCAAAGGTCTTATCATGGTAAGAGCTTTTTATTAATTCCTATGAAATAAATTACTAAAACCATCATCTTAAAAGATAATCTATcacaagttaaataaaaatatattgtacaTATTCTCATTTATACCATGAATAATGCTATTATTGCTATGGATActataaaagtaattaaaattttttttattatattattatttattgatgaagcatcaattatatttattattaaaattgataataatttcaatattttttttaatatcataagGAATTTGGAGACTAAGAGTGGTTGTAGGaccataaattatttcacaatttttttatcacaactCTGAGTCTCTGATATGACAGATTGTGAGTAGTTGCTTATTACTTACATAGAGAATTACCATTTTTTATTCACTCCTCATACTTTACCACATCATAGTGGTAATaagttgtgaaataatttgtggtcctaaaatttttcattaacaaATGTGATAACTTATTGTGATATTAATTATCAATAGATAAGAGTAGTGTAAGGATGCAAATTATacttgatcataggaaaatgttaaaattgctatcaatttattaaaaaaggcTTATAATTAACTAACAACGAATGTGGTTGTTGCTAcataaacaacataataaataaatgtttgaattttttttttttttttttctttggtgatTAATAATACATTTGCAAAGGCTTATTTAGTAAAATTCAGTGTATCTCTCACACCACTTCTTATCATAAATTGTATACGTATGTGCATGGATGATAAAAGTAAGATTTATTGGTTGTCTATATTATTACACAGGATATAATGATTGGTGGAACAGAAACTGTTGCTTCAGTGATTGAGTGGGCGATGACAGAGCTAATGAAGAACCCAGAAGAGCTCAAGAAGGTCCAAGAAGAGCTCTCAAATGTTGTAGGCTTGTGCCGTAGAGTCCAAGACTCCGACCTCGAAAACCTCACGTATCTCAAGTGCACACTCAAAGAAACTCTCCGTCTCCACCCTCCAATCCCCCTCGTCTTCCATGAGACCGCCAAGGATACCATGTTAGCCGGGTATTTGATTCCAGCTCGCTGGAGCGTGGTGATCAACACGTGGGCTATTGGGCGGGACAAGACGGCGTGGGATGAGCCAAACGCATTCAAGCCCTCAAGGTTTTTGGAACCAGGTGCTAAGGATTTTAAGGGAAATGATTTTGAGTTTATTCCTTTTGGGTCAGGAAGGAGGTCTTGCCCAGGCATGCAACTAGGGTTTTATGTATTAGAGAAGTGTGTGGCTGAGCTTGTTCATTGTTTTACTTGGGAGTTACATGGGGGGATGAAAGGTAGTGAGATTGATATGAGTGATAATTTTGGACTCACTACTCCAAAAGCTATTCCTCTTGTTGTGGTGCCGAGTTATCGCCTAGAGTGTGCACTTTGATAGGTGAAATAACAAGAAGGAAGATGTGTTTTGATGGGGTTGAtgatcaaaatataataaataaaaaggtaataATAAGACAATTTTTTGTCAGTTTCTCTTGATCCATTTTGCTTAAAACATAACGATATAATcgtatcccaaaaaaaaatgtgaggcTTTATATTACTTACATCCTATTTTATAAtgacaaataaatcatattaaaCAAACATTTAGTGGTGTAAAAGGCCAAGAGATAAAATACACCTTTAttataggttttatttatttatttattttttttaattgtacatTTTATTCCTAGGctaatttttttactcataATATTGTTGCTTGGGCTTCTCTACAGGTTGAGCACAATGTCATTATCAAATTAGATAACATGTTCCaatttagttcatttttttttttatgtcaaataAGCTCGAACTTGTacataaattatttgattaacttatcattttttcatataaacaCTATGACTAAAAGATTTTACCCCTTCAAGTtattacttaataaaataataatgctTGAAATTACATTGTTTGGATTATTTAATTGGATagaatgatttttgtttataaacttataaaaattagacTCACCAATCCTttgttgttaaaatatttatataattttatcacgATATGAACTATTTAAATTATCAATAAGTTATatgtaataattatatatatcttattcattcatttacaaatttatttaatccaatatcaaatttatatataagtatattttaaacatttatacaaacatataatattatatatacattaaTAGAGTTTTATATCCACAAGCATTCACAAtcacattattatatttgagctCGAGTTTAATAGTTGAGTCTGCACTTAGGTTTCAACTCATTTGTTTAGTAAACGAGTATATATAAATCCAAACTATTTACAAGAAATTTGGCTCATTTATAGTCTTATGCGCAAGGCTTTCCTTAGACTTGATTAAATATCTATTACTGTTATCAATTAATTCATATATATGCATCCTTGGTTGTGATATGGTTTTCATTCCTTCAAGTATGTACCCAAGCATAAACGGTCAAGGGTAAATGAATGAAACCAAGCCATTTCCCAAAACTATGAGATCTTTGGGCTTGGACCACAGGAGAAAAGGGTTTTGCATGAGTCCAGCAGATTTTCATGGAGCTTTCTTTGTGTTGTCAATTGCTTTTGCTTCAGCTGATTTGACCAAGAAGATGATACAAAGTAGCTTCATTGAAGAACACAATATAGGGCtgtgccttttcttttctccagAAGCTAAAGTGAGGCAGACAATAGATATGTGCTTTTGTCCCTTTTTTTCCCTGAAGCATCGGTAAAGAAGACGATGACTTATGCTCTTGTTCTTTTCACTAGCAGCGTTGGTGAAGAACGATGGGCTGATCTTTCACTATGGGATGCAATATCAGATTTTGTGCTAGACAGTGCGTGTCTCCCAGTAGCTTGAATGGAAAAGATATTGCGTTGCTTTTATAGAGTGGTTTTTCTGTTTTGTGTTAGAAAGAGTTTTTCTTCGGCCGGCAGCTTAATAAAAGGGTGGTGTCTATTACATATCTATTAGACACAATCTACACACAATTCGGTTTTTAAACCGAAATCCTATTTCGAAGTCattatttcatttcaaaataaaactttttaattaCAATGTGTATGATAATGTATGAACTAACAATTAGCcttaatagaaaatataactttGTAAAGTGAATCGATAAAGTTGTTGAGCTGTATCGAGCACTTTTATAGTTAATATCCAATGTTTAAATTGAGTTTATTAACATATACCCTTAGAGTATATATTAgtaaacaattttaagaaacaTTTTATACAATCTAAGAACATTTTATAAcatttgcaaaataaaaaacatagcAAGTTACTATTCACCCTAAAGTATCTCGTATGAGGGCATTTGCAATGTCAACCATTtacttagagagagagagagagagggggggggggtttaaattacacattttttaaaccgtTGGATTTACGGTttaaattacacattttttaaaccattggatttaagtaaaTCCAACGGTAAAAAAAAGACCCatcattaatgctaatattctgattaggatctcattaattatctctcatttattatattttatatctatctctaaacccaaaaaaatgttatatttgactctctctctacgtttctctctctatctctaacaattataaaagaaaatgaatagtatGCAGTTTATAATTTGTCCATTATTGCCAAATGAattgcaaagaaaaagagaaggcttagggcctgtttgggtaaggaattttcgtcactcaatttccatcactcataactcatcactcatcactcaatttttcacatccgtttgccttcatcactcagttttcatcactcactatttttcacactatttggagGGCCCACACCTGTCACggtacagtttttttttttttttttcactagcagcttcttcttttttcttttttttttcctcctgggttggctgttcggactggtttttttttttttttttcactaagtttggtgagtctaggtacttaaaaaaaaaaaaaaaagccatcgccaacccagaaaagaaaaagaaaaaaaaaagagacagccaacgccaacccaaaaaaaaaaaaaagacaccgccaacccagaaaaaaaaaaaaaaaaagtcaaaaggtggtcaaaagttgcggctgtgggtccctcatgtgtgtttatttacggaaatgccattgagttatgagttatggaaactgaaaacaaacataGCAATGATGTCTAGGTAATTACTTGAAACTAAGgggccgtttggattgagttttttgataactcaattctcagtttccataactcataactcaaaaatggtgggacccatagcaaaaaggttgtttggccaaacgataactccgtttccataactctgtttccatcactcaattctctgatttttgagttatgagttatgaaaactgaaaacaacaaaagttgttttcagttttcataactcataactcaaaaatcagagaattgagtgatggaaacagagttatggaaacggagttatcgtttggccaaacaacctttttgctatgggtcccaccatttttgagttatgagttatggaaactgagaattgagttatcaaaaaactcaattcAAACGGCCCCTTAGCTTCAAGTAATTACCTAGACATCATTGCCATGTTTCATGTAtggttaaaaatgaaaattcaaaaaaaaaaaaaaattcatgttctTTTCATGTTAATGCAATCGTATTACCTTTCATCTTTCTGAATGGGAATGGTCATAACCTCAAGCAATTGGTGCTTGCAGCAAAATATTTCAGGTCAATGAACTAAAGTGAGATACTTAAATGATCATGGGCCAACTTTTCAGCATAAGGCTAAAGTCTTAGACTCAAGATctagccttttattttctatcgTTGGCACTTTGAGAGCTAAGTTATTGGTTAAACTTGGGCCTAGGGGACCGTGGTgttgaaaatgaaatagagggaa
This genomic window contains:
- the LOC115969423 gene encoding cytochrome P450 84A1-like isoform X2, yielding MIIISLYLFLIFLLLSRKHCCYPPGPKGLPIIGNMSMVAQLTHRGLAQLAKQYGGLMHLRMGLHDMVVVSTPDMAREVLQGQDSVFANRSSSFVATYLSYNRADMSFANYGPFWRQMRKICVMKLFSRKRVETWDSVGDEINKMVQAVATKTGSPTDLSKVASSLTSHITYKAAFGTNSREGEEGQFETILQEFSKLFAEFNVADFIPWLSWIYTKDLKRRLVNVRGALDVFIDKLIDEHLAKKSNKNSKDENEAAATDMVDELVSFLDEGADHENIKSTDSLSTFKLNRDNIKGLIMDIMIGGTETVASVIEWAMTELMKNPEELKKVQEELSNVVGLCRRVQDSDLENLTYLKCTLKETLRLHPPIPLVFHETAKDTMLAGYLIPARWSVVINTWAIGRDKTAWDEPNAFKPSRFLEPGAKDFKGNDFEFIPFGSGRRSCPGMQLGFYVLEKCVAELVHCFTWELHGGMKGSEIDMSDNFGLTTPKAIPLVVVPSYRLECAL
- the LOC115969423 gene encoding cytochrome P450 84A1-like isoform X1, which translates into the protein MESPIQNSAVFFFLPSLLCIMVFLFQLSRKHCCYPPGPKGLPIIGNMSMVAQLTHRGLAQLAKQYGGLMHLRMGLHDMVVVSTPDMAREVLQGQDSVFANRSSSFVATYLSYNRADMSFANYGPFWRQMRKICVMKLFSRKRVETWDSVGDEINKMVQAVATKTGSPTDLSKVASSLTSHITYKAAFGTNSREGEEGQFETILQEFSKLFAEFNVADFIPWLSWIYTKDLKRRLVNVRGALDVFIDKLIDEHLAKKSNKNSKDENEAAATDMVDELVSFLDEGADHENIKSTDSLSTFKLNRDNIKGLIMDIMIGGTETVASVIEWAMTELMKNPEELKKVQEELSNVVGLCRRVQDSDLENLTYLKCTLKETLRLHPPIPLVFHETAKDTMLAGYLIPARWSVVINTWAIGRDKTAWDEPNAFKPSRFLEPGAKDFKGNDFEFIPFGSGRRSCPGMQLGFYVLEKCVAELVHCFTWELHGGMKGSEIDMSDNFGLTTPKAIPLVVVPSYRLECAL